One Anopheles marshallii chromosome 3, idAnoMarsDA_429_01, whole genome shotgun sequence genomic region harbors:
- the LOC128716256 gene encoding CCR4-NOT transcription complex subunit 11 yields the protein MRELYDLITGKNIDHQTFESVSTIIQKRFTNAGNWFQVGSALALLLLQNDLTYPFNRLAGIYVLYDIRRKEQAESPFYLFLARFLEPIGGVTPNNNRRQMVELKFIHLLLSNGDPEIDKKSPRMFCQAFAALPTPIGPAEIAFVKAKATERLKEFPLTVRSNVVNVVPAIAVLPGREPALKNYTGPTIEELINGMTLNPSNPLTNALGPTFMSVAPPLLTCEDELIWLDLGSPSYHKPVYNSCSDAEPTPDKCLQTLLDQSFRQALSIADQQTLVNELEKDTQQTHLSCVTPEKLPNLVEYNPTIAIEILMRMLKTRHIEAYLEAIVDMELSLHSMEVVNRLTTSVDLPVSFVHLYIVNSIGTCSTIRDKYMQNRLVRLVCVFLQSLIRNKIIDVKQLYIEIETFCIEFSRIREAAALYRLLKQLELDQGTVAGSSGTSAGAVQPPKES from the exons ATGCGTGAACTATATGa TTTGATTACCGGCAAGAATATCGACCATCAAACGTTCGAAAGCGTCTCGACAATTATACAGAAAAGGTTCACCAATGCGGGCAACTGGTTTCAGG TCGGATCAGCCCTTGCTTTACTGCTGCTACAGAACGATCTGACTTATCCGTTTAACCGGCTAGCGGGTATCTATGTGCTGTACGACATACGACGCAAAGAGCAAGCGGAGTCGCCGTTTTACCTCTTTTTAGCTCGATTTCTGGAACCCATCGGTGGTGTGACGCCGAACAACAACCGGCGACAGATGGTTGAGCTAAAATTCATACACCTGCTGTTGTCAAACGGTGATCCCGAG ATTGATAAAAAGTCTCCGCGAATGTTTTGTCAAGCTTTTGCCGCCTTGCCCACACCAATCGGTCCGGCCGAAATAGCGTTTGTGAAAGCGAAAGCAACGGAACGGTTGAAAGAGTTCCCGCTGACCGTACGATCGAACGTGGTGAACGTAGTGCCAGCGATTGCGGTTCTACCCGGCCGGGAACCAGCCCTCAAAAACTACACCGGGCCGACCATCGAAGAGCTCATCAACGGCATGACACTGAATCCGAGCAACCCCCTAACGAATGCTCTTGGGCCTACTTTTATGTCCGTGGCGCCTCCATTGCTGACCTGTGAGGATGAACTTATTTGGCTTGATTTAGGCAGCCCGTCCTACCACAAACCCGTCTACAACAGTTGCAGCGATGCGGAACCAACACCGGACAAATGTTTGCAGACGCTACTCGATCAGTCGTTTAGGCAAGCTTTAAGCATTGCGGACCAGCAAACGCTCGTGAACGAGCTGGAGAAGGACACGCAACAAACGCATCTTTcttgcgttacaccggaaaaG cttcCCAACTTAGTCGAGTACAATCCAACGATTGCTATCGAAATATTGATGCGAATGCTAAAAACGCGTCATATCGAGGCTTACCTGGAAGCTATCGTTGATATGGAGCTGTCCCTGCATTCGATGGAAGTGGTGAATCGACTTACCACGTCCGTCGATTTGCCGGTAAGCTTCGTGCATCTGTACATCGTCAACAGCATCGGTACGTGTTCCACGATCCGAGACAAGTACATGCAGAATCGGTTGGTTCGGTTGGTCTGCGTGTTTCTGCAGAGCCTGATCCGGAACAAGATCATCGACGTGAAGCAGCTGTACATTGAGATCGAAACGTTCTGCATTGAGTTTAGCCGGATACGAGAAGCTGCCGCTCTGTACCGATTGTTGAAGCAGCTGGAACTGGACCAGGGCACTGTGGCGGGAAGCTCCGGTACGTCTGCCGGTGCGGTACAGCCACCGAAGGAATCTTAG
- the LOC128713350 gene encoding uncharacterized protein LOC128713350 — protein sequence MPIQAPQWTEFLSCPVCCNEFAANLRPPISLGCGHTICRTCLATLHHRQCPFDQTVISTDLDYLPINNALLQLVSAPGATSSPAYGTKGGGGGDGTSNTNSNGGSSSPGGGSSQGAVCGSNSSTSSASSSTSSSSSSSSSSSSSSSSSSGGSAGNSTNASHDSTSSSGSINPSPTANVSNASAGITDPDLNSTSVQSLSPENLQYYKTAKACIEELALYLKPCPPPGSTSVAAGGGGASNSIVSSSGPSGASLLSRQMQRKLVILVNCQLIEDEGRARSLRAARSLGERTVMELILHHQNPQQLSTNLWAAVRARGCQFLGPAMQEEVLKLVLLALEDGSALSRKVLVMFVVQRLEPHFSQASKTSIGHVVQLLYRASCFKVSKREGDSSLMQLKEEFRTYEALRREHDAQIVQIATEAGLRIAPDQWSSLLYGDTAHKSHMQSINDKLQTPQSFVQSVQELIIALQRTGDPANLSGLRVQLKHLAAIDWNSENHVPSWAECAAALQAVKRVVAGLVDFVQHHGNRKLQEAGHLAHNRNYKISLCRDLNNRGTCPRGPNCTFAHSDEELEKYRTKLRKSHGSSATASLRMMSNGKDHHLGGAGGMSGTGGQSGGATRTRSAVDYHGHPSGGSNGDGTSGSMHQSSSSSHGYHSSGEEASSPVRYQKTSSIGGGSRDGPGSQHNHRMLDKNHIGNQGSGLGSGTAGAGVNGPGGTHPSSYSGGGPVSMNGSTRGVYPVAGGSTSNHYSHSGSSGMSYSNRGPPHHSAGGPGGGSSSQGGGQHNSSQTMRFRPPPHMGPSPGGSNANGGGNYHPGGPGLGASLPPHPNMHHESGGNGTHLPGAYPQQLPATQPAGGHLPGAHQIEAHHHHSPLANSVHHQPPYFGGGEYPEGKHGTEHGSLHGQPHHHGHNHPSQTRRPPSYTGWDSLASPTHHHLGGGHHGTSGKVGPSSHQQQSGNFGMAGHAGQQPHPSAGNAPYGPGGSPKNGHTSTSTAPMGSKFMGGMQHQAGQQQNYHHQKLGPQVRDYKEKHQGNRGPHLVPPHGHGGMPSIPSTGPTYPAGRNGPHPPPPYLTSPLPMTGPSSVDKNTSGPVPPPPPPPHHNGYNGSQAAAYQHNLQQQQHHQHHHHAHHMHHGPGSYQPHRQAVGEPSGYLPKMIFDTLGTTGGGNKKSYNQQLMNQHLNEIGMPNPAAGKDMFIRSDSLLADEDALMVAEQEFNNAAQYGPISRMNPIGTERIDLGLTPRSHPRQASVHQRGGGLWSTTSSSSLGDNPSPTGGGNGSSSTSSPFYAGSSGGMIPPAIQQNQKHSIQPPHHPYHGQHHPSSSSTVHEKMAPEPNNNSIDFDLLRGDKKTLEYDSSVGLGECCDTVATSTSGSSACVESDFLLQSLVSQTGLTGGRYGQQQQHHFHSMMSERSSSGDGMDGMGMGHPQQHPLQHQQQQLLSKVSQSDRCNGGGLNDRLATGGSALSPACTNDDLRKMNDIKSPQSSLSGIQSPAMILSVTSDSSVCTTPPTGGTAGSNGGTSMWNNLLELSSFKPPSDSMNNPNDQDGGFNPSGRTNQSTPGYPMAFAAPSSTFIRSSEQYKLPKMLMDSATGQQQPQQGLGDVVRFHEMINSSQPASPSCLSDRVTSDDQRKLNTFKELSELRIQSSSVGGITPSGILTSVTASSSPSVVSSAGGSDGGLSLHVDQSASSLWNNLLDLPSLKPSPLSTISSVSGVGLEQSSSNDPLIGCHTGNTSISALLNSSNGSSCEDSYEAGIADDMRLLEMSLESVLQIDENGI from the exons ATGCCAATACAGGCGCCCCAATGGACAGAGTTTCTCAGCTGTCCCGTTTGCTGCAACGAGTTTGCAGCGAATTTACGCCCACCGATCAGTCTAGGATGCGGTCACACCATCTGTCGCACCTGTCTCGCCACACTCCACCACAGGCAGTGCCCGTTCGATCAG ACTGTTATATCGACTGATTTAGATTATCTACCGATAAATAATGCATTACTGCAGTTGGTCAGTGCACCGGGTGCCACGTCCTCGCCGGCGTATGGCACAaagggtggaggaggaggggaTGGAACGAGCAACACTAACAGCAATGGTGGCAGTTCATCGCCAGGAGGAGGAAGCTCGCAAGGCGCTGTTTGTGGAAGCAATAGCAGCACTAGCAGCGCAAGTAGTAGTaccagcagtagtagcagcagcagcagcagcagtagtagcagcagcagcagcagcagcggtggTAGTGCCGGCAACAGTACCAACGCCAGCCACGACTCAACTTCTTCCTCCGGTAGTATAAATCCTTCGCCAACTGCCAATGTTTCCAATGCTTCCGCCGGCATTACCGATCCGGACCTCAACTCGACGAGCGTGCAGAGTCTCAGTCCAGAGAATCTGCAATACTACAAAACGGCCAAGGCATGTATCGAGGAGCTGGCGCTCTACCTTAAACCGTGTCCACCGCCTGGTAGCACATCGGTGGcagcgggtggtggtggggctAGCAACAGCATCGTCAGCTCGTCTGGCCCGTCCGGTGCAAGCCTGCTGTCACGGCAGATGCAACGAAAACTGGTGATACTGGTCAACTGTCAGCTGATCGAAGATGAGGGCAGGGCACGGTCGCTCCGTGCCGCACGCTCGCTAGGCGAGCGCACGGTCATGGAGCTGATCCTACACCATCAGAATCCGCAGCAGTTGAGCACAAACCTGTGGGCAGCAGTGAGGGCACGCGGTTGCCAATTTCTCGGCCCGGCCATGCAGGAGGAGGTGCTGAAGCTAGTGCTACTGGCCCTGGAGGATGGATCGGCCCTATCACGCAAGGTGCTGGTGATGTTTGTGGTGCAGCGTCTTGAGCCACACTTTTCGCAAGCATCGAAAACGAGCATCGGACATGTGGTGCAGCTGCTGTACCGTGCGAGCTGTTTCAAGGTATCGAAACGGGAAGGTGACTCCTCGCTGATGCAACTCAAGGAGGAGTTTCGGACGTACGAAGCGTTACGGCGCGAACATGATGCGCAGATCGTGCAGATCGCAACGGAAGCAGGTTTACGGATCGCACCGGATCAGTGGTCCTCGCTGCTGTACGGTGACACGGCGCACAAGTCTCATATGCAGAGCATCAACGACAAGCTGCAGACGCCCCAGTCGTTCGTGCAGTCGGTGCAAGAACTGATTATAGCCCTACAACGCACCGGCGATCCGGCCAATCTGTCCGGCTTGCGCGTACAATTGAAGCATTTGGCGGCGATCGACTGGAACAGCGAGAATCACGTGCCCAGTTGGGCAGAATGTGCCGCCGCTCTGCAAGCGGTAAAACGTGTCGTCGCGGGATTGGTGGATTTTGTGCAGCATCATGGCAATCGAAAACTGCAGGAGGCTGGCCATCTGGCACACAATCGAAACTACAAGATCAGCTTGTGCCGGGACCTAAACAATCGGGGCACTTGTCCACGCGGACCGAACTGCACCTTCGCGCACTCGGACGAAGAGCTGGAGAAGTATCGGACAAAGTTGCGAAAGAGTCACGGGAGCAGTGCGACCGCCAGTCTGCGTATGATGTCAAATGGTAAGGATCATCATTTAGGTGGTGCGGGCGGTATGTCCGGAACCGGTGGCCAGTCAGGAGGTGCGACTCGAACACGTTCAGCAGTGGACTATCATGGGCATCCGAGTGGTGGTAGTAACGGTGATGGAACGAGCGGTAGTATGCATCAGAGTTCGTCCTCCTCCCATGGTTACCATTCGTCTGGCGAGGAAGCATCGTCCCCGGTGCGTTATCAAAAGACATCTTCCATTGGTGGAGGTAGCAGAGATGGACCAGGAAGTCAACATAACCATCGGATGCTTGATAAAAATCACATCGGTAATCAAGGCAGTGGTTTAGGCTCTGGAACAGCAGGGGCAGGTGTTAATGGGCCTGGAGGTACCCATCCGTCGTCGTATAGCGGTGGTGGCCCGGTGTCTATGAATGGTAGTACGCGTGGCGTTTACCCTGTGGCTGGAGGAAGTACATCCAATCACTACTCACATTCTGGTAGCAGCGGAATGAGTTATTCGAACCGTGGACCCCCTCATCACTCGGCAGGTGGACCAGGAGGAGGTTCTTCTTCACAGGGAGGTGGTCAGCATAATTCTTCCCAAACGATGAGATTCCGTCCTCCGCCACACATGGGTCCAAGCCCGGGAGGATCGAATGCCAACGGTGGTGGAAATTATCACCCTGGCGGTCCAGGACTAGGTGCTTCGCTACCGCCGCATCCCAATATGCATCATGAGAGTGGTGGTAATGGTACCCATCTTCCAGGCGCATACCCTCAGCAACTTCCTGCCACACAACCAGCTGGCGGTCATTTGCCTGGAGCACATCAGATCGAAGCACATCACCATCATAGTCCGCTGGCTAACTCGGTGCACCATCAACCACCGTactttggtggtggtgaataCCCCGAAGGTAAACACGGCACCGAACATGGATCACTGCACGGTCAGCCACATCACCATGGCCATAATCATCCTTCGCAAACAAGACGACCGCCCAGCTACACCGGTTGGGACAGTCTTGCTAGTCCTACCCATCATCATCTCGGGGGTGGACACCACGGAACATCTGGCAAGGTAGGACCGTCAAGTCATCAACAGCAGAGTGGCAATTTCGGAATGGCAGGACATGCGGGACAACAGCCACATCCATCAGCGGGTAATGCACCGTACGGCCCTGGTGGAAGCCCAAAGAATGGACACACAAGCACCTCAACAGCGCCCATGGGGTCAAAATTCATGGGTGGCATGCAACATCAGGCAGGTCAGCAGCAAAACTACCATCACCAGAAATTGGGACCACAGGTTCGTGACTACAAGGAAAAGCACCAGGGCAATCGGGGACCGCATCTAGTTCCACCACATGGTCACGGTGGAATGCCATCGATACCTTCCACCGGACCAACGTACCCTGCCGGACGTAATGGCCCACATCCACCTCCACCGTATCTAACTTCCCCATTGCCGATGACGGGACCCAGCTCCGTGGACAAGAATACTTCGGGTCCAgtaccgccaccaccaccaccaccacatcatAACGGTTACAATGGGTCACAGGCTGCTGCCTATCAGCATAAtcttcaacagcaacagcaccatcagcatcaccatcatgccCATCATATGCATCATGGTCCTGGGTCGTATCAACCGCATCGACAGGCAGTGGGTGAACCATCCGGCTATCTGCCCAAGATGATCTTCGATACGCTCGGAACGACCGgtggaggaaataaaaaatcgtaCAACCAACAGCTGATGAACCAACATCTGAACGAAATTGGCATGCCAAACCCAGCAGCCGGTAAGGACATGTTTATTCGTTCCGATTCGCTCCTCGCTGACGAGGACGCGCTCATGGTGGCGGAGCAAGAGTTTAACAATGCGGCCCAGTATGGACCTATCTCGCGCATGAACCCGATTGGTACGGAACGTATCGATCTGGGACTGACACCACGGAGCCACCCAAGACAGGCCAGTGTGCACCAGCGGGGTGGTGGACTGTGGTCCACCACCTCCTCGTCCTCGCTCGGAGACAACCCATCACCCACGGGTGGTGGAAATGGTAGTTCATCCACTTCCTCACCGTTTTATGCGGGCAGTAGCGGTGGCATGATCCCGCCTGCGATACAGCAAAATCAAAAGCACTCGATACAGCCACCTCACCATCCATATCATGGCCAGCATCATCCATCCTCATCCTCCACCGTGCACGAGAAGATGGCACCCGAACCGAACAACAACTCAATTGACTTTGATCTATTGCGTGGTGATAAAAAGACGCTAGAGTACGATTCGTCAGTAGGTTTAGGGGAATGTTGCGACACAGTCGCAACATCGACTAGTGGTAGCAGTGCGTGCGTTGAGTCGGACTTCTTGCTACAATCGTTGGTTTCGCAGACTGGACTAACGGGTGGTCGTTAtgggcagcaacagcagcatcatttTCATTCGATGATGTCGGAAAGGAGCAGTTCtggggatgggatggatggcaTGGGGATGGGACATCCACAACAACATCCGttgcaacatcaacaacaacagctttTGTCGAAAGTGTCCCAATCGGATCGTTGCAATGGTGGAGGATTGAATGATCGACTGGCTACTGGGGGATCCGCATTGTCTCCCGCCTGTACCAACGATGATCTTCGCAAGATGAACGATATCAAG AGTCCACAATCATCGCTATCGGGTATTCAGTCACCCGCTATGATCTTGTCGGTGACATCCGATTCTTCCGTATGTACGACACCACCGACTGGTGGGACCGCTGGTTCCAACGGTGGAACATCCATGTGGAACAATCTGCTGGAGCTGTCCAGCTTCAAGCCACCTTCAGATTCCATGAACAACCCGAACGATCAGGATGGAGGCTTCAATCCAAGTGGGCGAACCAACCAGAGCACACCAGGATACCCGATGGCATTCGCGGCGCCATCGTCCACCTTTATACGCTCGTCAGAACAATACAAGCTCCCGAAAATGCTAATGGATTCTGCTACAGGTCAACAGCAACCGCAACAAGGTTTAGGTGATGTTGTTCGTTTTCACGAAATGATAAACAGCAGCCAGCCAGCATCGCCCAGCTGTTTGAGCGATCGTGTAACTAGCGATGACCAACGCAAACTGAACACGTTCAAGGAACTAAGCGAACTAAGG ATCCAATCATCTTCTGTTGGGGGAATTACACCTTCGGGGATTCTTACCTCCGTGACGGCATCGTCCTCTCCCTCGGTCGTGTCGTCTGCCGGAGGTTCTGATGGTGGTTTATCTCTGCACGTCGATCAGTCGGCATCGTCCTTGTGGAACAATTTGCTTGATCTTCCCAGCCTCAAACCATCGCCACTGTCCACGATCTCATCGGTGTCGGGAGTCGGTTTGGAACAATCATCTTCCAACGATCCGCTGATCGGTTGTCACACCGGAAACACCAGCATCAGTGCACTGTTAAATAGCAGCAACGGTAGTAGCTGCGAGGATTCGTACGAAGCTGGCATAGCGGACGATATGCGTTTGCTGGAGATGAGTCTTGAGTCGGTGTTGCAGATCGATGAGAACGGGATATAA
- the LOC128713585 gene encoding carnosine N-methyltransferase, giving the protein MESSSASNNAKDTLKDDPETSVSEDMEEERKNFFKIIAAFKYYRHSSMAELKRKEAFLKTLPPAHQKMLSNYQEHLQNLKHCIDVNAQVIKQIIQDANCLFQNADHNIEPELQPSDGLKLRYQDFQKVQITMKQIFRDWSEQGKLERDQCYTPIIDEITTFFDPAKYDLSKVKILVPGAGLGRLIYELACQGFYCEGNEFSLFMLIASNFVLNRCVIANQCTIYPWVHQFVNNLSQQNQLVPVTFPDVSPRKFPPKGTMNMVAGDFLQVYRDEDYWECIATCFFIDCANNIIEFVEVIKKILKPGGIWVNLGPLLYHFSDVPGEGSIEPTYEDLLEIIRSLGFIILKNETNVVTTYSQNPNSMHQSHYNSIYLVCQKPGN; this is encoded by the exons ATGGAATCGTCGTCAGCTTCGAACAATGCCAAAGACACGTTAAAGGACGATCCCGAGACAAGTGTATCCGAAGATATGGAGGAAGAGcgtaaaaacttttttaaaatcattgcCGCCTTCAAGTACTACAG GCACAGCTCTATGGCGGAACTTAAGCGAAAGGAAGCGTTTCTGAAGACGCTGCCACCAGCACACCAGAAGATGCTGTCCAATTACCAGGAGCACCTGCAAAACCTGAAACACTGCATCGACGTGAATGCGCAGGTTATTAAGCAGATCATACAGGATGCAAACTGTCTCTTCCAAAATGCCGACCACAACATCGAACCGGAGCTGCAACCATCGGACGGTTTAAAGCTTCGTTATCAGGACTTTCAAAAG GTACAAATAACGATGAAACAGATATTTCGCGACTGGAGCGAACAGGGCAAACTTGAGCGGGATCAGTGCTACACTCCCATAATAGACGAGATTACGACATTTTTCGATCCAGCCAAATA TGACCTCTCAAAGGTGAAAATACTGGTGCCCGGCGCAGGTCTAGGTCGTTTGATTTATGAGCTTGCCTGTCAGGGGTTCTACTGTGAAGGAAACGAATTTTCTCTCTTCATGCTGATTGCATCCAATTTTGTGCTAAACAG ATGCGTTATCGCAAATCAATGTACAATCTATCCTTGGGTGCACCAGTTTGTGAACAATCTGTCGCAGCAGAACCAGCTCGTTCCGGTGACGTTTCCCGATGTCAGCCCCAGGAAATTTCCCCCAAAGGGAACGATGAACATGGTGGCGGGAGACTTTCTACAG GTATACCGCGACGAGGATTACTGGGAGTGTATAGCGACGTGCTTTTTCATCGACTGTGCTAACAACATTATCGAATTTGTTGAGGTGATTAAGAAAATCTTGAAACCCGGAGGTATTTGGGTAAATCTAGGCCCACTGCTTTATCACTTCTCGGATGTGCCAGGTGAGGGTAGCATCGAACCGACGTATGAAGATCTGCTGGAAATCATTCGCTCTCTTGGTTTCATCATTCTC aaaaatgaaacgaatgttGTAACGACATACTCTCAAAATCCCAACTCTATGCACCAAAGCCACTACAACAGTATATACTTGGTTTGCCAGAAGCCCGGCAATTGA
- the LOC128716257 gene encoding jupiter microtubule associated homolog 1 yields MSSTNFNVGVAAESKPSSRVLKPPGGGHSDIFGSSDVRQNPPRPKNNQQNSSNMNAVMGTMDPNETLDTAKRTSSSATTGGDSPSTPAQNGSATASSNGASSGGGAEASKPGSASSERARVPPGGHSQGFW; encoded by the coding sequence ATGTCGTCGACAAACTTTAACGTTGGTGTGGCCGCTGAATCGAAACCATCGAGCCGCGTACTGAAACCTCCGGGCGGTGGCCATTCGGATATTTTCGGTTCCTCGGACGTACGGCAAAATCCGCCCCGACCGAAGAACAACCAGCAAAACTCGTCCAACATGAATGCGGTGATGGGCACGATGGATCCGAACGAAACGCTCGATACGGCGAAGCGTACATCGTCGTCCGCTACCACCGGTGGTGACAGCCCATCGACACCAGCCCAAAATGGATCCGCCACGGCGTCATCGAACGGAGCATCGTCGGGCGGTGGTGCGGAAGCTAGCAAGCCCGGTTCGGCCTCGTCGGAACGGGCCCGTGTGCCACCGGGTGGTCACTCGCAAGGTTTCTGGTGA